One segment of Agromyces albus DNA contains the following:
- the hemC gene encoding hydroxymethylbilane synthase encodes MTAVIRVGTRASALAMAQTRQIADRLAKATGAEIELVPVTTEGDTSRASLSSLGGTGVFAAALREALIAGECDVVVHSLKDLPTADHPQLRLGAVPKRADARDALCARDGLTLETLPAGARIGTGSPRRIAQLAAARPDVVAVDIRGNIDTRLGKVETGELDAVVLAAAGLGRLGRMEAVTELFELSDWPTAPGQGALAIEVRRARGDRQLELALDSIDHGTSRATVLAERLVLAGLEAGCTAPVGATAFVDGELLFLTATVYSADGTRQLTSSHAATPDSRSAADLADAARDVAERAVAELLGNGAAELAPPEESQ; translated from the coding sequence ATGACCGCGGTCATCCGGGTGGGCACCAGGGCGAGCGCCCTGGCGATGGCCCAGACACGCCAGATCGCCGATCGGCTTGCGAAGGCCACGGGCGCCGAGATCGAACTCGTGCCGGTCACGACCGAGGGCGACACCTCGCGGGCGTCGCTCTCGTCGCTCGGCGGCACCGGCGTCTTCGCCGCCGCCCTCCGCGAGGCGCTCATCGCCGGCGAGTGCGACGTCGTCGTGCACTCCCTGAAAGACCTCCCGACGGCCGACCACCCGCAGCTCCGGCTCGGTGCGGTGCCGAAGCGCGCCGACGCGCGCGACGCGCTCTGCGCGCGCGACGGGCTGACGCTCGAGACCCTCCCGGCCGGTGCGCGCATCGGCACGGGCTCGCCGCGGCGCATCGCCCAGCTCGCCGCCGCTCGGCCCGACGTGGTGGCCGTCGACATCCGCGGCAACATCGACACGCGCCTCGGCAAGGTCGAGACCGGTGAGCTCGACGCGGTCGTGCTCGCGGCCGCGGGGCTCGGCCGGCTCGGGCGCATGGAGGCCGTGACCGAGCTCTTCGAGCTCAGCGACTGGCCCACGGCGCCGGGGCAGGGCGCCCTTGCGATCGAGGTGCGCCGAGCGCGCGGAGATCGCCAGCTCGAACTCGCACTCGACTCGATCGACCACGGCACGAGCCGTGCCACGGTGCTCGCCGAACGGCTCGTGCTCGCGGGCCTCGAGGCGGGTTGCACCGCCCCGGTGGGTGCGACCGCGTTCGTCGATGGGGAACTTCTGTTCCTGACTGCGACGGTGTACAGTGCCGACGGGACGCGGCAGCTCACGAGCTCGCACGCGGCCACCCCCGACAGCCGCTCGGCCGCCGATCTGGCGGATGCGGCACGCGACGTCGCCGAACGGGCCGTCGCAGAACTCCTCGGCAACGGCGCCGCCGAACTCGCACCACCTGAGGAGTCGCAGTGA